AGGGAAGTAGGTACGGTGTTGAGGGTGGCGTGAGCCATATTTTGCTCTCCGGCTGCTGCAAAAACAGGAAAGCGAGGTCTGCCAGGGTCAATGTCCGTAAAGGGGAACATTTCAAATCGTGGTACGATTGAGATATGAAACACCCCGTGGTTCAGCAAGCTGTACAGCTTGGGGTCAAGGGCCGCCTGGTGCTACCCGCCGGGGTGCGCAGGATTCTGCAGCTGCAGGAGGGGGATCGCCTGCTGTTGCGGCTGCGGGACGATGGGGTAATCGAGCTGGTCAAGGCGCAGGAAGTTGTCATGGGGAATAAGGGTCTCTTGCAGCGCCTCTATCCCGCCCTGAAGGGGAAAACCCTGGCTCAAGAGCTGATCCAGGAACGGCGCAGGGAGGCCCTGCAGGAATGAGCGTGGTGCTGGATGCCTCGGCCCTGC
This DNA window, taken from Meiothermus sp. CFH 77666, encodes the following:
- a CDS encoding AbrB/MazE/SpoVT family DNA-binding domain-containing protein, producing MKHPVVQQAVQLGVKGRLVLPAGVRRILQLQEGDRLLLRLRDDGVIELVKAQEVVMGNKGLLQRLYPALKGKTLAQELIQERRREALQE